The Polaribacter sp. MED152 region GGAACTTTCAACGGAAACCCTGTTTCTACAGGAGTATATTTTTATACCTTAGATTATAATGATGGTGTTACCAAACCAAAATCTAACTTTATACAGCTAATAAGATAATGAGAAATGTAAAATCATTTATCGGAAAAATAAAATGCCAAAAGCAACCGTTTTTGAGTGTTCTGTTTTTGCTTATTAGTTCTTTTTGTCTGTCTCAACAACTGCCCAATTACACACAATATTTGTATAATATGCAAATTATAAACCCTGCTTATGTTGGTACAAGAGCAGAATTAAGTATGTCTGCTTTGTCTAGAGAACAGTGGGTTGGCTTAGAAGGTGCACCAACTACAAGAACGTTTTCTGTAAATGGACGAACTAGAAGAGGTCTGGGTATAGGAGCTACCTTTGTAAATGATCAAATTGGTTTAACTACTACTAATAATGTAAATGTTGATGTTTCTTACACTTTAATAACATCAAAATACAGCAGATTGTCTTTCGGTTTAAAAGGGGGTGTCACTTTTTTTGATAACAATTTGGCTAACGCAATTACGCCAGATAATGAAATAAATGCATCCATTTCAGGTAACTATCCTAATGTTGGTTTTGGTGCCTTCTTTTACAATAGAAAGTTTTATGCAGGTTTATCTATGCCTTATATTTTAGAAACACCACAATTTTATATAGAAGAAAATTTTTCTGAGGCAAGGTTGGCTACAAATGCAAATTACTTTTTAACTACAGGTTATCTGTTCGAATTGAGAGAAGGTGTAATTTTTAAACCATCTACAATGGTTAGGTACACAGCTAACTTACCTTTATCAATAGACTTAAATGCTAATATTTTCTATAAAGATAAAATTGAAGCAGGCTTGTCTTATCGTCATCAAAATTCTTTAAGTGCTTTGTTTGCATTAATAATCAAAGAAAAGTTTAGAGTAGGGTATGCTTATGACCATAGGTTTGAAGCTTTTGGAGGTAATTTTAGTACACACGAATTCATTCTTCATATAGATATCAATCTAAAAAGAAACACAAGGTGGTTGTTAAGTAATAAGTGTTATTTCTAAGAAATAATTTCTTTTACTGCAGCAAAAATATAACCAATTTCTGTAGCTACTTTTTCACTTATTGCCAAATAGTTAGCCTCTTGTTCATTTGTACCATCAAAAGTTTTGAGCTCATTTAAAGGTAAATGATAACACTGAATTGCATTAGATATTAATGGGCAATGTTCTTCAGCTTTCTTGCTAGTAGTAATTGCTATAAATGGCTCTTTATTTGCTGAATTATCATACAATTTAGAAAAAACAATAATTGAATTTCTAGAATCACTGTAAGAAACACTGTATTTTGGATTTTGATGCGCAAAGTCTTCTAATTGAAAACTAAAACCAGTTTTCTGTAAGGTTTTAATTGTATTTCTATGAAAAGAAGATACCTCTAAACCACCAGAAAATGAATGTATATTCAGTCCATAATGATGTGCAGCTAAAAAAGCCCATGCTTGGCAAAGTTGACTTTCTCGAGAGTTGTCAGAGCATATAAAATTAAGATTAACAATCTCATTTTTAGTATATTCTTTGGCTATAGACTCTGCAATTTGAAGCAATAAATTTCTTCTACCTTCTAAGAAATTATTTTTCTTAGTGGCGTTGATAAAGAAACTTTTTGCAGAAATATTAGAAGTCCTCAACA contains the following coding sequences:
- a CDS encoding type IX secretion system membrane protein PorP/SprF — translated: MRNVKSFIGKIKCQKQPFLSVLFLLISSFCLSQQLPNYTQYLYNMQIINPAYVGTRAELSMSALSREQWVGLEGAPTTRTFSVNGRTRRGLGIGATFVNDQIGLTTTNNVNVDVSYTLITSKYSRLSFGLKGGVTFFDNNLANAITPDNEINASISGNYPNVGFGAFFYNRKFYAGLSMPYILETPQFYIEENFSEARLATNANYFLTTGYLFELREGVIFKPSTMVRYTANLPLSIDLNANIFYKDKIEAGLSYRHQNSLSALFALIIKEKFRVGYAYDHRFEAFGGNFSTHEFILHIDINLKRNTRWLLSNKCYF